The genomic stretch TTTCTAAGCGAGTCCTTCATCTTTTTTCTTCATGGACAGCAGGCGGGGCTGAAAAGCTTATGCTTTCGCTTGCCCAAGGGCTTGAAAAAGAAGGCCTTCAAAATTATATTGCAGCACCTAAGAAAAGCTATTTGATAGAATATGCAAAAAAAATGAACCTTAAAAACTTTTCAATCATGATAAAAGGCTCATTTGATCCGATAGGTATTCTTAAGCTTTGGTGGATAGTTCAAAAAGAAAATATTGATATAATTCATGCTCATCAGGGTAAGGTTTTTTGGCCCTGCATAATTATGAAATTTCTGCGCAAATCAAAAACGAAGGTTGTCTTTCACAGGCATGCGCATATTCCCCACATGTTTTATACGAGGACGCATTATCTATTAGCGGATAAAGTTATCGCAATTTCATCAATTGTCGCTAAAGATCTCCAAGAAAGGGAAAATGTTCCGCGAGAAAAAATTCAGGTGGTATATAACGGCACCGATTTTGAAAGGTTTAATTCAAAGGTTTCTGCAAGCGAAGTTAGAAAAAAATATGGCCTTGAAGGAAAAGATGTAATCGGCACAATTGGCCAGATGAACAAGCCGAAAGGAAAAGGACAGCAATATCTTATTGAAGCTGCTGCGATGCTGAAAAATAAGCTTTCCAATAACCGCTATTTGATAGTCGGGACCGGGCCAATACTTGAAGATTTGAAAAAGATGGCGCAAAAGCT from Elusimicrobiota bacterium encodes the following:
- a CDS encoding glycosyltransferase family 4 protein, whose amino-acid sequence is MFSKRVLHLFSSWTAGGAEKLMLSLAQGLEKEGLQNYIAAPKKSYLIEYAKKMNLKNFSIMIKGSFDPIGILKLWWIVQKENIDIIHAHQGKVFWPCIIMKFLRKSKTKVVFHRHAHIPHMFYTRTHYLLADKVIAISSIVAKDLQERENVPREKIQVVYNGTDFERFNSKVSASEVRKKYGLEGKDVIGTIGQMNKPKGKGQQYLIEAAAMLKNKLSNNRYLIVGTGPILEDLKKMAQKLGVSDIVFFPGYQEEIEKYIAAMDIFCFLSWDKEGFGQVMVEAQGMGKPVIGTDIGGIPETFQNGITGILIPSENPEILAMSIQQLLLNKPKLKQMGEEAARFVNEKFSINNMIKNVINVYRELYVLL